TTCTATAATGCTTGACAAATATTGGTTATGTGTTTTTGCCTCTTGTAATGACGCCTTTATGTCTTGTAAATCTTTCTCCAGAAGCTCCACTTGCAAAGGTGTTACATTGACACATATTGGGCTATTCTATAAAtccaaattaaacttttaaaaatctcaattttataaaaagaaacgttctttaaaaggagaaaaatattagagaaacgtatacagatattattaaattcttagaatattatagataccTTTGATTTCGCAAACCCATTTCCATTATCTTCAGGCGAAGAAGGACTGCTAGCCACATTGCAATGTGCTCTTTTGGAGAATACCAATTGAAACTGTAAATCTGTAAAAGTTCAAAAAGATTAGAAGTAAAATACTCGAGgaagaaaagaattatttttattacctcTATTTCTTTGGCGCAAGGATTCTATCTCTTGATGTAAAGCAACCAAAGTTGCCTGATGCTGTTcctgtaaaaatttcatattctgCTCAAGCTGCACCACTCTGTCTATGTTCAAGCTTTGATGCCTAACATGTGCGAATCCATCATTCCTTTCACTCAAAGAAACCAGATCAGGTGGGGCTTTCTTTCCCTACAAtgtaaatgattatataaaactctTAATTAAAAGCTTAGAATCTCTTTTCAttaaaacatacaaatattgccaataatttgtaatattgccttacataagtatattttaataaaattaaaaagaataatttccatgcattaatttataaacatttaatataaaacatgtacTTACTTGAGGAAAGGGCACTGTTGGTAGTTTCATCAGCACTTTGGATGTcatttttataagtttgttGTTAATACAGATTAGAATGTATTCGTCTAATTGGTTTCCTCTTATCTATTTATAGTGTCTATTATTCTTGTCAGTAGAATATCTCACATCCAATAGTTACACGCATCAGCACAATCGCATAGCTAAGTTTGCTAGCGTAAATGAAcaatctagaaaaaaaaagatataattttacgattagtattacaacaatctagatacatttctttttaaaaccataaaatattttagtctgTCCTTGACTCTGTAGAAATTTACACTGTTTCTCAAAAATGTAAATCCAAAAATCACTTTACATTGTTCATTTTAAATCTCGTGAAATAATTGAAGAGAATAGATATGTGTGAAAAAAGCAGtagaaatcaattaaaaccttgtaaatacttttaaaCACGCTGCGAAAATGATATAATCACCGAACACATATTCTTCATGTATGATTATTGCAGAAGAGATAACCGAAAATTGCAGAATTTAAAAGCACTTCTCATTCGAATCTTACGGTGTACGCCATGTAAGGGTATAGTCTTTTAACTCCGTCGAGATTAACGATCATTATAAAATCACGACGACGTAACGAAAAGATTTTTAGACGCGCTGCTTCGATGGAAAATGTTACGCATGTATGTCGAGAGATATTTGGAGAAAAACAATCTCACGCAGATGAAGAGACCTTACCGAATGTACTTGGACTTGCGAAAGGTTCGATAGGACGAAAAGCGGATGAAAATCGCGAGCGCAGCGAAATCCGAAGATTGAATGAGAACGTCCTGCGCGCACATCGTGACGTCACGTCACGACGGCCGATTGGTCGGCGGTGTTTGACACATGGCGCTTTTCGGAACTGGAGGATTTGAATCATTTCCACGCGATTCGTCGGACACGTCATTTTCCTCGTACTTGCGGCAAAGGTATCGCTGAAAGATTAATCGCTCgaaatgcagttttatttatataatcgcgCTATCACGGTTCCCGAAGTGAATCGTTCACGATTCCTCGGCCGCGTTCGAATCTCGCGCGCTTTCGTCGACCGACGAACAATCCACCTTTCTTACAGGGGTGCTCCGATATTTCCTCGCCCCATGATTTCTACCTAAAATCATTTCCCGCGGAGCTATTTTAACGCTCTCTCGTCAACGGGATGAATCATCGCGATCGtttaaattaatcgaaataatGAAACCAAAGTGACGTAAAGAGCGAACATCGTTGCCGCTAATATTGGAGCGAAAATGACGGCGAGGAAGCGCGCGATGAGCACCGTTGATTCAGCGAGGATACACCCTATTCGTCGTGGGTTTACCCGCGCCTTCCGAACCTCGGCTATCGCTTGGGAGTAGTATTGATCGGCGTAGCCGCGCCCACGCCTTTTCCGATTGTATCGCCCCGCGTAGCCGTCGCTTCCAAACACACGATCGACGATAAAAACACCCAACGTTTATTTTTCGTCTCGTCGACGCGACAGAGATAATTGTACGATTATTTTGAtctctatatatatgcacgagaaaaaatggatgtaaaatgaagagaaattttttaatttaaatttcgacACCTAAAAGAGATCTTTTCGTAGGAAAAGATTCCTTTCTCCACACGATTTAACCgaccatttttttttcgcaattcaattaaaaatttttattcgcgatttaaaagattatacatgatttttttcaattgatgTAAAACCATACGATCAAAGTAACGATTTGTTGTTATTGTCCTTGGAATCTGACATGCAAAGAGAATACATTGTATTCTGCGaaacattttcattataaatatcgattagaTTCGTCTTCGCACATGTCGTTATTGAAACAgtagtatgtatgtacgtatgtatgtacatacagtaGTAATTATttccgagaaagagagagagagagagagagagagagaaagagagaaaattcaaCAAGAAAAAGGATATCGATTTTACAGCAGACACCAAACACCAATTTCAGCCCAGTTCAGGAAAGAAACCGAAAGGAATTTATCTCCATGTTCATCTTCCGCGTTTCCATGCAAGGAATCGTGCCCCAGTGTATctcgttttataaaattatacttactTTCCTTTGATATCCGTTATTTATGGAGCGGTTGAAGGGACGCGAATGAGTACACATAACCGCGAGCAAACCTTTGAAGTAACAAACATAACCAAGGAAAAAAAGGATGTCACTTCTTATGAATGCCGCGGAACCCGCTTATGTAAACGATAACGAAACAGAAAACTTGTCCCTTTCCGAGGACGAAAGCGAAGACTATAATTTTAAGGTAGATCCTCTCTTGACACAATCTTTAACGTATATACAATCATCTGTCATTTCTATATAGACATTTATagtactatatttttttatacattattgcttttgaaaagaaataagatTCACTTTGTTCTTTTTATCTAAAGTACATACCTGCAAATCGTTTCAAGTACATAGTAAAGGATGTACGTAGACAGAGATGTcgagaggaagaagagaatGTATGGGCTTCTTTCGTCAAACAGCAGGAATTGAATGGTTGTGATAGAAATGGAATTCAACCCTCTGTTCGAAGTATTAAACAGTTGTTGGATGAAGGTATGAAGGAAGCGGATAAGGAACTTAAAAGACTGGAGACGGATCTTTTGcctgagaaaataaaagaaagcgGTAAAACTGGGAATAATCGCAAGAAAAAGCTAAAGGTAAGagcaaattttctataaagataatactataaaaagatattgattAGATCGCTAAAGTTCACATAATAATAGGTAAATAATATCAGGGATTTGACTCCGAAGAAGATGCCAATTCCAAGAGACACTGGAACAGGTAACACCAATTTACTGCTGACGATTCACGAAGAGGAGAATACTTCCACTTATGAGAGGAAACAAGAGCCTGaacattttaaatcatatgTCAGAAAATCTCGCTCTGGTTACGCGACGTCGCGAAAGAAGCAATCTTCGTTGAAACAGCTTCATTGTACAACTAACGACGTCGAGTATAATTCCAGTCCTGAAAGTAGCGGACGTCGCGATGATATTGCAGATGGAGTTATTCACGTACGACCGGATCCATTTGTCATgcacaaaattttaacaatgcaGAAGAGAGTCTGCGAGCTACTGGACGAAATTGCGTTTAGACTGGGAAATATTCCAGCGCCGGATGGCATTAAAGATTTACAGAGGCGGCAACAGTGCGTTGCCGAATTCGTTGTACGATTCTCGAGAAATTATCTGTACGACCTTAATCGATATGTGAAAGACATCCAGAGGCATATGAGCGTTGTATCTCCGCGAGCGATAATAAGACCGAATCACAGAAGCCTCGGACTCCACATGCACGCTATTGAACATAAGCTACTCGCCGCTCACCAGTTACTGCTGCATGCATTAGTTGCCTATTGCAAACACATTCCTAGTTCTATTCTCAAAGGACATCCAGGAAAGTTTAGAGAGATATTACAAGTAGTTATCGATCTAAAGACTATGTGTGATAGGCTCCATTTAAACTATCTCGGTTCGGGGGACACTGACATTTTGTCGCTGGTaatgctttatttattattattatatatttagatgatatatatatatatttgaattaggtatatttgaaaataaattgcattttttttgcaCCTAACAAAAGTGCAAGATTTAAATTCGCTTACAGGTTTTCTAATTATAGGGAAAGGATATTGAGAGCAAATGCAATGCTATTTTGTCAAAGATGAAGCTTCATGTAGATAACGACAGCCTTGATCCTAATAAAACGTCATCGATGGCATCCTTCACTCTACATTCGACAAATAAAAAACGGTTAAACCGCAAACAGTTATCTAATCGTttaagtatgtataatatggaAAATGCCAAAGCTCTCAAAAGTAATCCTAAACATAAAACaagtatgtaaatttattttgtgtacaaacaaattaaatatattttgtaatattttagctTGTACGAATTATGTATGttgtgcattatttttttagattatcaaaaggataaaaaatataatacaataaatacacatgttaaaaaaatctctaatGAGCCAATATCCAATCAACCATATGCCAGTCCTGTAACATCATCCAAGGATACAAATCAAATTAGCATTAGAAAGCATAAAATGTATCCGAAAGAAGAGGATATAAAAACTATGATGGACATGTTACCTATAGATTCAGataatgtaaagaatttacatatagaataagaatattataacattaaaatttcaatattctttACATGCATTGTAGTGCAGCAACTTGGAAACACAGGAAAGACATAATACAATGCTCACAAGGAGAATACCCAAAGCGTCGAGAAAAATTCTTGATAACTTGCAAGATTCGAAACAATCAGaaagtatagaaaatatagttaaaaatacTGCCACAAATAACGATGATGAATTGATGAAAAAAGTGATGATTACAGAAGAACATTTATCCAGCCTAGTACCAATTATAGCGGATCTTATGTCTTTTGTTTCAAATAAGGTAAggtatagtaaaaataaacaaacctcttgcataaaaaataagatttaataaactCAGTTATCTTAGTAATTTGactaaacatttttcaaatttatatgtatagcaAAATGAATCAGAGGTGATGCCAGTTACAAAATCAACTGCAAAAACACTAATGGATTTTCTGCAGAAATATCAATCGCCAAAGAGCACGAAAATCAGCGCTAGTTGCGATATATGTCATTCTTCTGTAGGAAGCAGTTGTGAATGTGAACACCTTAAAACAAATAggtgattatttaaattgtattttatgttttttagtttcttactttatatttgaagagaaaaattatcattttgtttttattctaaGAACTTTGACTGAAACGGAAAAAAATGGCAAAAACATGCGACTGATTTGCATGTCATCGACAGAAAATGACTCAAAAGTACCGCGTTATTGTGACGCATCGTGCCAAGCAAACTGTGAAAGCTTAACAGAATTGTCAGATTTCGAAATAAAGGTAAATTATAAacgaataataaagataagttaaaaattatgaagcataagagataaaattttgtattaattacattatattgaattaatataaaattaatagatgcAGGAAGCAAAACGTATAGCAAATTCATCGAATTACATCGAGCTCATTGTTTGCGAGGAAACCGAAAtgaattttctgaaatatagaCGTGAATATCAGCATTTGATGCAATCTGTTCCAATGTATTCTAGCAACACCCAAAATAAACCATGGGACATTGTCGCATGGTaagtgtaatattaaaaaataagttgtatttgtatgtgtgataattttatacacatacgcATTCGCACATATGTAGacaacaaattatatacaatattggtTTACAGGATATCTGATAAACTCGTAGATGAATTAATAATGGAGATCTCAAAAGAATTACAAATAGACGATGTCATACGAAAGTTATTCGAGTTAGAATTTCAAGAATTCTAATGCTGTGCATCTTATGGATatcatatatagaaaatgcaaaaaaagaaatcgtataaggaattatatataaatttgagatattttatacatacatgtgaactgataaaaaattttgaaaataaaatattgttttctaaatatgtatctctcttttccattaatctgtataatatttttacatttgattGATGTGTGTGTTTAACACATTCCTTGacagctttatatatatatatatatatatatatttttttttatggtatGTATATACCACAGTATTTCAATATGGCGCCTTTTTGTCACGTGACCGTTTTAGTTTCTCGAATTCTAGTCAGACAAAGACATGCAAAACTGTTGAAATTGGCACCTTTTACGCGTGCCCCCATGTATCCTcacattttcaatataatagtttgtacatcttgatttattttgattttcctGATTATTGCGGTAAATCGTGATGAGCCGACAAAGTATTTTGAAACTTTACAAGGATATTTTGAGATACGGAGAAACTTTGAGATTCACAAATAAGGGATATTTTCGACACAGAATACGAGTAGCTTTCAAGAATAATAAAGATCTGACAGACGAAACgatgataaattttcaattaaaggTAATTAGGTTTCTGATTTCAATCACACGTGGATGATATatcgtttaatatatattataacctCTCTTGTCTTTTCTAACTTTTATAAACCATCGATATAATGCACCCTTCTTTTCAATGTTTATTGCATTCATAACATGTGGATTAAGTATATAGAATgtgaataagaaatttaagtttaatttgattattttattatttattattatttattatatactttgtttTTCCTAttcatatttgtatgtatatgttatagaTATATCCAATATAAGTCAAAattgctaatttattttaaaatttttattttccatgatattatataatattaaaaattgtttagtgataataaaaaattaatgaatttcttttttttcttatttcagaAAGGTATGAAATTTTTGGAAGCCAAAAaagtgatataattttttagcatTACAAGAGACAAAGTATGAAAATAGTCTTCTTTATAGATCTTGTTTTTTGTGAGCTGCACTTACCATATGACATTTTATGAAGAGAATCATGTTTGCGACTTTCTTATCAATGTGTCAAAAGACTCGCAGCAGGATTTGTTCTTCAATCAACTATAAGGAGTTTTTGATATTAAGTGgtgtgattaataattataaaaatgtatcaattCGTAGCAAGTCATTCAAAAGTCAACTTGATTATTCGAAAGTGCCCAAGCTGAACGAGGCCGACCTTGAGGAACAGTTTATTCGTGGCAGTGGTCCTGGTGGCCAGGCGACAAACAAGACGAATAATGCAGTATTGTTAAAACATAAACCAACGGGACTCGTTGTCAAATGTCATGAAACAAGGAGTCTATGGGACAATAAGAAACGCGCACGCGAGATCATGATAACAAAACTCGATAATTTGCTGAACAAAGAGCATTCCATCAAAGATCAGATACACATCCTCGAGAAAAAACATCGAACGCAACAAGattacagaaaaagaaagttgGCCGAGATGAAAAAAGCTTTTCGGGAACGCGAAGGCTTGACATAAtgctttattttatgtaaatttcctCCAAaggatatgtatatgtaaatactaATTCTAGCTttagaaataaacaaaatatacgtAGATTGTTACTTTTagtttaagataaattaaggatcaaaataattgttaaattataatcaatttaagaATCAATGGCACTTTAAAGTTGATCAAGCCGtacttttatttgtttgatttGAAATtcctaaagaaataaaaagcttttaaaaactgtaattatatagttgcatcaatttttgttattatttgattCATTGTTTCTAGATTACAAGTAGGGTTATACAAATAACTTGGaaaaaacatacaaattaaTCTCACAGATATGATTTTATGGAATTATAGAGGTGtaataaaacatgttttaatgaaaaatttttatatctttaataatgataatttctctttttgaaCTCGTGAGCGACTTACAgttttgtttgaaataaagtaattaggtatatactgaaaaaattgaaaatatagaaCATCTTCAATAATATGCATAACAGAAATGAGTGATTATACTGTTATAAAGCTGTATGCAGTCTTGCGTActctaaaaatgtatacattctACATAGaagtaattgttaataataatttgaacaaaattgTCTTTAAAATGGTATACAATTTTCGTCTAATGCAAAatgacgaaaaaaaagaaataaaaaaaggaacaataataaatctttagtaaaaaaaaaaaataaaaaaaaataaaacaaaaaagttgaAACTACCCTATCTGTTTCTGAAAACACAATGACCGCATCGAAAGAATGTACAATAAGATGTGTACTGGTGGTGAGGAGTGTTAACTAACCACCTGAAAGAACGTTACTAAGTAGAATGGTTTCActaaagagatagagagaaagagaaagagaatactATGATGCGATGTTAAATACTATTCTCTACgtacacaaataatatttttatacacaatgtACATCAGGACAATATCAGATTGCGAGATTGACCGTCGTtgaaatctaacaataagtccaAGTACTCTTATGTTTCACATATATTCTTCAGCTGCTCTTCAACCACCGTCCAAAGTGACCACGACCGGACTTTATGCGCTTCTTCGGCGGTTTGGGGTTGTTTGATCGGGGTGAACCGCCGGAACTTCTCAAGCGCCGGTTACTCGCAACCGTCACCGTCGATAAAATACCATGATCCATATCTTGATCGTCGAGCTTCATCATACGCACGACCGGTTGGAATTCGATGCTGGAGCGACGCTGCTCGAGCTCGGTGGACGATATCACCGACGGCGGACTGATAACGCGTTCCGATAACGCGCACTGATCCATCATCGGATCGGACGATTCCTGGACGTTGTCCGACGACGAGATGGCCTCGCTTTTGCGCTTTGCGTTGCGCACTCCGGAACTCGGCGATTGCTTCTTATTACAAGTAGACGTAATATTCAAATAGGCGTCCTTCTTACAATTCTCATCGTCGTATACTATTCCGTGATGATCGGACGACGACAGATTGTTATGAGCGACGGCCGTTTTCGACTGACGTTTCCTAGAATAGATGCGCCTCCGCGAACCCATTCGGCCACGCCTGGTCGTGGCAAACACAATACCGTGTTGACGACCGTGTTGTTTCAACAATTCCCCCGTGTTTTCGGACGAGTTCTCCTCGCAATTGCCGCCTCGCAGTTGCCGTTTCGGTGACGACAATTCGGAATTGGTGTTGTGATGTTTCTTAGGAACTATACCGGACTCTGTCTCTTTTCTACACTGCTGCAATTGTATATTGTCCCGATTCTCGATCTCTATGTCTCGCGACTCACAGCTGTTGTTGTCGACGGCGTTAACGGCGATGGCAACAGCAACGTGGTCGCGTTGTCTTTGCTTCCTAACAACGGGCGACGACTTGACAACCAAATTTCTCTCGGTGATTGCGTTAACATCTTTTCTGCCGAACAGGCTCTTCTGATTCTCGTGATTCTCATCGTTACCCGACTCGTCGTTTTCCGAGATTTCCTCAATCTTCGACAAGTCTTTTCTACATGGATAATCCTTGTTCgacaaataattcttattcGTTGTATCGTCGCACGTGTTCTCTGAGATGGACAATGATTCCACGTAACTGCCTGTGTTCGTCGATAGACTCGTGTTGTCGTCGTTAACGGCGTCTACGCTCTTGTCTCTCTTCGCGAGCGCTTCGTGATACGATTTGTGAGACGTGTTGGTAGTACAGATTTCCAGCAAGGTGTCAGCGTCGCTCTTTCGGTTGACGTTCAATCGTTCCGCAACGGTTGGCAACACAACGTTATTATTCGACGTCGTTATCGTGTGAGAATTAGCTCCTTCCGATAATTTTCTGGACGTATCCAACGTATTTCCAGCAAAACTCCTGTCAGGATAGAGCCTTTTCTCCAGCAACGATCCCCGATCGCAGTCCATTGACATCTTGTTGTtcgtttgtatttttttcttcatcttgTTACCAACTGGCCAACCCGTTCGGTTTTTCCTTCGTTTTCTCCTTTTCAGCGGAGTGTCTATATTCGCCTCACCACACTCGGAGCTAGCACATGATGAATTGTTTTCCAGACAGTTGGCGATGTCTCGACAGTTATCGAGCAACTCCAATAGATTTGACGGCGCACCCTTTGGTGTTCCGCAGAAACTATCGGCTTGTCCCAACTCTACATCGGGCTCAAAAGAATCATCCAACTCTGTTACATCCTTTGCGCTCAGCATATCGTCGATAGTTTTCGCTATCTCCTTTAACTCCTCGTCCACATCTGATTTGGGATCTTGTTTCTGCTCAGGCTTGGGTGTATTCGTGCGCGATCTGACAAATAACGGCGACTCTTCTATCGTGTATAGCGTCGACTGTTGCTGTTCTCTTTTGCGGATTATGGTGGACATGATGGCTAGCGTAGATGCATGGCAACGTGGGCTCTTTCTTGGTGAACGTCCCACACATCCTACACCGCGTCCGCGACCTCTTTTCCTGCTTCCTGCGTCAATTCTACTTTGCAGCTTCATTAATGTTTCGTGAAAATTCTCAATCTCGTATGGCAGTAGAAACGGTTTCATCGTATCGCATTCGCTGAAGCAGTGCCAAAATTCGGCACCCGTGTCTTGACGTTGATACGTTTGATACCACGGTTCGGACTTGGGTATAGCTTCAAAGGagaattgcattttttcaatctCCGTTGATGGTTTGGACGGATATATCTTCTCAACTACATTCTCGATTTGTGATTTGCAGTCGTTCGATTGTTGTGCCGACTTTTTTAACGCCGCGTGTTCCCTACCATCCGTGAATCTTTCACCGGTATCCTTGACACCGGTCAACGGAGCCTGATACCTTAATCTGCTGCCCGGTGTCTCGAACTTGTAATACTCGGTGTTGTCCTTGATAAACGCTTCAGCCTGTGTACGTCTCCTTTTTCTCGCTCTACCCAGGTGTAGCGAGTCCTGTGAATCCTCCTCGAGAAGTTCCTGTTTCACAGGACTGGAATTTAACAGCGAACTCAGCAACGTGGACGAATTGGCAGTTTCATTGGCTTCGCTGTCCTCTGTATCTTTCGGCAACACGCTACTTTGTTCGCTGTCGCTGGTCTGTTCATTCGAGTCATCTCGCTTCGGTTCGCCAAACATAAAAGATTCCGCCTCGTCGCTTAGCAATGACAGCTCCGACTTTCTCACGCGCTTAAACCGCACCACTACCGGCTTTTCACTCGATGACGGTGCTTCCTTTTTCTCCTCGCCATCGGCTTCTTTCGATGACGGCGGCTGTTGCGGATTGTTACTACCTGTCACTACACTTGATCGCAGCTTATTACCTAACACTTCCACTTTATAATATGCACGATTGTCCTCGATCAAACGTTCCTCCACTGACAACCGATGTCGGTATCGACCTCTGATACTTCTGCCGCCCCTTCGATTGAGACGGGGAGGATACTTGGGCTTCATACAACGATTATTCTCTCCCTGTAACACTTTCGAGTCTTTTTGTTCACTTTTGTCGTTATATTCATTACAAATGAAATCCCTCGCATCGTCCGACAACTTTCTCGCTTCTGTCGACACTTTTTCCGTTTGCAACGCGCAATTGTCTCTTTGAAATAGATCCTTATACGACTTGCAATTCCCAGTATAACTATTGTCAACTACACCGTTCTCTATACATCCCAACGCACACGCGTTTTCGTCACCGTTACATTCGTCTTTATTCTTGAGGTAATCCGATTCTTCCGATATACAACGCGAATTTATAATACCGTTTTGCGTATTGTTATGTACGATAGCTGGCTGCAAGTTTGGCGGatctaaattattactatGCTTACTACTGATATTATCTTCCttagtatttaaaatgtcatcgATATCATTCGAGAAGGGCCTTTTATAATCCTCTCGTTTCGATTCTTTCCGCAGGATGTCCTCTTCCGCGTAC
Above is a genomic segment from Anoplolepis gracilipes chromosome 3, ASM4749672v1, whole genome shotgun sequence containing:
- the LOC140664224 gene encoding uncharacterized protein isoform X2 produces the protein MLNWTPMYILEQLLPVLCYIRIQKGLKPLEKKSFYLDIKNHVTAAKLEAKIRELGGAIELFLVRSVSLVISDRVDKTGHTNSEKHRWICASGGSGGSRSLRSIEVPTPTPTPPTPLLSSECPSSNFTNLRGPTTQRSKSRVDAMLERALTQPQQCSVDPLDNAHSWGIPIWATEKLQAWLDKIYASFKDTYNLKQLKQTNQRNTEKDLKVKHLKGSYIKFESFQRVTRPVFLELSSWPTLNFDGDLGSCPFDTKKQGKRESKLTNKEIKENKEAIESTKRAEGKEMTRRPRATAARARRTEQLVAGYCEMCHIHYDDASKHQQSEQHLNFVGNDDNFLSLDTLIKAGANVEAFLKLNRTKDIEKDCDCFPNGDGNLHTAVLPEEKVNKNTKTLSNFSVDDIKVVNGARRNLNLKLSSPHNLRTRAKHESGHLLRSKGSPWHEIDKSEKLYDKLEGFTIKKRSKGTIWIEEDDPEEKYAEEDILRKESKREDYKRPFSNDIDDILNTKEDNISSKHSNNLDPPNLQPAIVHNNTQNGIINSRCISEESDYLKNKDECNGDENACALGCIENGVVDNSYTGNCKSYKDLFQRDNCALQTEKVSTEARKLSDDARDFICNEYNDKSEQKDSKVLQGENNRCMKPKYPPRLNRRGGRSIRGRYRHRLSVEERLIEDNRAYYKVEVLGNKLRSSVVTGSNNPQQPPSSKEADGEEKKEAPSSSEKPVVVRFKRVRKSELSLLSDEAESFMFGEPKRDDSNEQTSDSEQSSVLPKDTEDSEANETANSSTLLSSLLNSSPVKQELLEEDSQDSLHLGRARKRRRTQAEAFIKDNTEYYKFETPGSRLRYQAPLTGVKDTGERFTDGREHAALKKSAQQSNDCKSQIENVVEKIYPSKPSTEIEKMQFSFEAIPKSEPWYQTYQRQDTGAEFWHCFSECDTMKPFLLPYEIENFHETLMKLQSRIDAGSRKRGRGRGVGCVGRSPRKSPRCHASTLAIMSTIIRKREQQQSTLYTIEESPLFVRSRTNTPKPEQKQDPKSDVDEELKEIAKTIDDMLSAKDVTELDDSFEPDVELGQADSFCGTPKGAPSNLLELLDNCRDIANCLENNSSCASSECGEANIDTPLKRRKRRKNRTGWPVGNKMKKKIQTNNKMSMDCDRGSLLEKRLYPDRSFAGNTLDTSRKLSEGANSHTITTSNNNVVLPTVAERLNVNRKSDADTLLEICTTNTSHKSYHEALAKRDKSVDAVNDDNTSLSTNTGSYVESLSISENTCDDTTNKNYLSNKDYPCRKDLSKIEEISENDESGNDENHENQKSLFGRKDVNAITERNLVVKSSPVVRKQRQRDHVAVAIAVNAVDNNSCESRDIEIENRDNIQLQQCRKETESGIVPKKHHNTNSELSSPKRQLRGGNCEENSSENTGELLKQHGRQHGIVFATTRRGRMGSRRRIYSRKRQSKTAVAHNNLSSSDHHGIVYDDENCKKDAYLNITSTCNKKQSPSSGVRNAKRKSEAISSSDNVQESSDPMMDQCALSERVISPPSVISSTELEQRRSSIEFQPVVRMMKLDDQDMDHGILSTVTVASNRRLRSSGGSPRSNNPKPPKKRIKSGRGHFGRWLKSS
- the LOC140664224 gene encoding uncharacterized protein isoform X1, with protein sequence MVSPSKHQHQQQQQQHHQQQQQHRQPSRENNSNPRRTSHIRIQKGLKPLEKKSFYLDIKNHVTAAKLEAKIRELGGAIELFLVRSVSLVISDRVDKTGHTNSEKHRWICASGGSGGSRSLRSIEVPTPTPTPPTPLLSSECPSSNFTNLRGPTTQRSKSRVDAMLERALTQPQQCSVDPLDNAHSWGIPIWATEKLQAWLDKIYASFKDTYNLKQLKQTNQRNTEKDLKVKHLKGSYIKFESFQRVTRPVFLELSSWPTLNFDGDLGSCPFDTKKQGKRESKLTNKEIKENKEAIESTKRAEGKEMTRRPRATAARARRTEQLVAGYCEMCHIHYDDASKHQQSEQHLNFVGNDDNFLSLDTLIKAGANVEAFLKLNRTKDIEKDCDCFPNGDGNLHTAVLPEEKVNKNTKTLSNFSVDDIKVVNGARRNLNLKLSSPHNLRTRAKHESGHLLRSKGSPWHEIDKSEKLYDKLEGFTIKKRSKGTIWIEEDDPEEKYAEEDILRKESKREDYKRPFSNDIDDILNTKEDNISSKHSNNLDPPNLQPAIVHNNTQNGIINSRCISEESDYLKNKDECNGDENACALGCIENGVVDNSYTGNCKSYKDLFQRDNCALQTEKVSTEARKLSDDARDFICNEYNDKSEQKDSKVLQGENNRCMKPKYPPRLNRRGGRSIRGRYRHRLSVEERLIEDNRAYYKVEVLGNKLRSSVVTGSNNPQQPPSSKEADGEEKKEAPSSSEKPVVVRFKRVRKSELSLLSDEAESFMFGEPKRDDSNEQTSDSEQSSVLPKDTEDSEANETANSSTLLSSLLNSSPVKQELLEEDSQDSLHLGRARKRRRTQAEAFIKDNTEYYKFETPGSRLRYQAPLTGVKDTGERFTDGREHAALKKSAQQSNDCKSQIENVVEKIYPSKPSTEIEKMQFSFEAIPKSEPWYQTYQRQDTGAEFWHCFSECDTMKPFLLPYEIENFHETLMKLQSRIDAGSRKRGRGRGVGCVGRSPRKSPRCHASTLAIMSTIIRKREQQQSTLYTIEESPLFVRSRTNTPKPEQKQDPKSDVDEELKEIAKTIDDMLSAKDVTELDDSFEPDVELGQADSFCGTPKGAPSNLLELLDNCRDIANCLENNSSCASSECGEANIDTPLKRRKRRKNRTGWPVGNKMKKKIQTNNKMSMDCDRGSLLEKRLYPDRSFAGNTLDTSRKLSEGANSHTITTSNNNVVLPTVAERLNVNRKSDADTLLEICTTNTSHKSYHEALAKRDKSVDAVNDDNTSLSTNTGSYVESLSISENTCDDTTNKNYLSNKDYPCRKDLSKIEEISENDESGNDENHENQKSLFGRKDVNAITERNLVVKSSPVVRKQRQRDHVAVAIAVNAVDNNSCESRDIEIENRDNIQLQQCRKETESGIVPKKHHNTNSELSSPKRQLRGGNCEENSSENTGELLKQHGRQHGIVFATTRRGRMGSRRRIYSRKRQSKTAVAHNNLSSSDHHGIVYDDENCKKDAYLNITSTCNKKQSPSSGVRNAKRKSEAISSSDNVQESSDPMMDQCALSERVISPPSVISSTELEQRRSSIEFQPVVRMMKLDDQDMDHGILSTVTVASNRRLRSSGGSPRSNNPKPPKKRIKSGRGHFGRWLKSS